A single window of Deltaproteobacteria bacterium DNA harbors:
- the tolR gene encoding protein TolR, with translation MGMSTGGGSRRAMSDINVTPLVDVMLVLLIIFMVTAPLIVQGVKVDLPEARAQAMEEDDPPLILTVNEEQKVFIGEVEIPLEELELKLKANARVQKDKEVYLHADRKLPYGVVVEVMAIMKRAGVENLGMITDPTEKPEERAKKGKRGR, from the coding sequence ATGGGGATGAGCACCGGCGGCGGCTCGCGCCGCGCGATGAGCGACATCAACGTCACGCCCCTGGTGGACGTGATGCTGGTCCTCCTCATCATCTTCATGGTCACCGCCCCCCTCATCGTGCAGGGGGTGAAGGTCGATCTGCCCGAGGCCCGGGCCCAGGCGATGGAGGAGGACGACCCGCCCCTGATCCTCACCGTCAACGAGGAGCAGAAGGTCTTCATCGGCGAGGTCGAGATCCCCCTCGAGGAGCTCGAGCTGAAGCTCAAGGCCAACGCCCGGGTGCAGAAGGACAAGGAAGTCTATCTGCACGCAGACCGGAAGCTCCCCTACGGCGTAGTGGTTGAGGTGATGGCCATCATGAAGCGCGCCGGCGTGGAGAACCTGGGGATGATCACCGATCCCACCGAGAAGCCCGAGGAGCGGGCGAAGAAGGGCAAGCGGGGCCGCTGA
- a CDS encoding energy transducer TonB: MSAAVSASGLRGRADPLALWTFVGSLVVHAGLLVIAMVASCVNAQAPIRTNTKPIVAKLVRLGEKRDANLLPRIDKAPPPPKPAAAVLPPKPDAPVIPKKKVPEAVKEDTPDRSEADLAAAISRIAEQYDPNATAEAPAGDPEGDPGGNASDAGEGDRYLALVQRAVRSHYRIPSIISDRERLFLNATVVIFVSPDGRILRREIETPSGNEHFDSALLSAIDAASPLPPPPEGWRETFQKEGLGLRFKI, from the coding sequence ATGAGCGCCGCCGTCTCCGCCTCGGGACTGCGGGGCCGGGCCGATCCCCTGGCCCTCTGGACCTTCGTGGGCTCCCTCGTGGTCCACGCCGGCCTGCTGGTGATCGCGATGGTCGCCTCCTGCGTGAACGCCCAGGCGCCCATCCGGACCAACACCAAGCCGATCGTGGCCAAGCTGGTGCGGCTGGGTGAGAAGCGCGACGCGAACCTCCTGCCCCGGATCGACAAGGCCCCTCCCCCGCCCAAGCCGGCGGCGGCGGTCCTGCCCCCGAAGCCCGACGCCCCGGTGATCCCGAAGAAGAAGGTCCCCGAGGCGGTGAAGGAGGACACGCCCGACCGCAGCGAGGCGGACCTGGCCGCCGCGATCTCCCGGATCGCCGAGCAGTACGATCCCAACGCCACCGCCGAGGCCCCGGCGGGCGACCCCGAGGGCGACCCCGGGGGCAACGCCTCCGACGCCGGCGAGGGCGACCGCTACCTGGCGCTCGTGCAGCGGGCGGTGCGCTCCCACTACCGGATCCCCAGCATCATCTCCGACCGTGAGCGCCTCTTCCTGAATGCCACGGTGGTCATCTTCGTCTCTCCGGACGGTCGCATTCTCCGTCGGGAGATCGAGACCCCCTCCGGCAACGAACACTTCGACTCCGCCCTCCTCTCAGCGATCGACGCGGCCAGCCCCCTGCCCCCTCCTCCGGAGGGCTGGCGAGAGACCTTCCAGAAGGAAGGCCTGGGCCTCCGCTTCAAGATCTGA